A window from Candidatus Eisenbacteria bacterium encodes these proteins:
- a CDS encoding thermonuclease family protein — protein MIRNRKAPLVLLLLLALLSGCAHYSALETDRAIEIPKESIIYDDGDTITFGDITIRVLGIDTPEIAHPEHGFHEDQPYGREAAARAEELIRAAKRVTYLPYQNDHYGRLLAHLFIDGDLLGVTLIEEGLAYETVSHYGDNGFPEIAAALLAAAERAPEPRFIPPHEWRQEHRKEPAGD, from the coding sequence ATGATACGAAACCGAAAAGCCCCCCTCGTTCTGTTGCTCCTTCTCGCGCTCCTCTCGGGATGCGCCCATTATTCCGCCCTGGAAACCGACCGGGCGATCGAAATCCCGAAAGAGAGCATCATCTACGACGACGGCGACACCATCACCTTCGGCGACATTACAATCCGTGTGCTCGGCATCGACACGCCGGAGATCGCCCACCCGGAGCACGGTTTCCACGAGGACCAGCCCTACGGGCGTGAGGCGGCCGCGCGCGCGGAGGAACTGATCCGCGCCGCGAAGAGAGTGACGTACCTCCCCTATCAGAACGACCACTACGGTCGCCTTCTCGCCCACCTCTTCATCGACGGCGATCTGCTCGGTGTAACACTGATCGAGGAGGGGCTCGCCTACGAGACGGTCTCCCACTACGGCGACAACGGCTTCCCGGAAATCGCCGCGGCGCTCCTCGCGGCGGCGGAGCGGGCGCCGGAACCCCGCTTCATTCCGCCCCATGAGTGGCGACAGGAACACCGGAAAGA